One stretch of Prunus persica cultivar Lovell chromosome G1, Prunus_persica_NCBIv2, whole genome shotgun sequence DNA includes these proteins:
- the LOC18791238 gene encoding 1-aminocyclopropane-1-carboxylate oxidase homolog 1, producing the protein MVGTNANEVPTNYDRKSELKAFDDTKEGVKGLVDAGITVVPRIFHQPPDQYSINNFDSEATQFSVPVIDLEGLEFGRPTKRKEIVTKVGEASETWGFFQIVNHGIPIDVLEEIKDGVRGFYEQDTQVKKQFYTRDHFKPVVYNSNFDLHRAPACNWRDTFMCYMAPNPTKAEDMPEVFRDILIEYSKQVMKLGKLLFELLSEALGLKPSHLNDIDCSLGLVLVGHYYPSCPQPELTLGTSKHADSDFITVLLQDHIGGLQVLHQNKWIDVPPVPGALVVNIGDLLQLISNERFKSVEHRVLANRVGPRVSVASFFTTGMQPLERLYGPIKELLSEDNPPKYRDTTIREYNAHFNEKGLDGTSALTHFEL; encoded by the exons ATGGTAGGTACCAATGCAAATGAGGTTCCAACCAATTATGACAGAAAAAGTGAACTAAAAGCTTTTGATGACACCAAGGAAGGTGTTAAAGGTCTTGTTGATGCTGGGATCACTGTGGTTCCTAGAATTTTTCATCAACCACCAGATCAGTACTCCATCAACAACTTTGATTCAGAAGCCACCCAGTTTAGCGTTCCAGTCATAGACCTTGAAGGCCTTGAGTTCGGTAGACCAACGAAACGCAAGGAGATTGTTACAAAAGTTGGAGAGGCATCAGAGACTTGGGGATTTTTTCAAATTGTGAATCACGGAATACCTATTGATGTTTTGGAGGAGATAAAGGATGGGGTACGTGGGTTTTATGAGCAAGACACTCAAGTGAAGAAACAGTTTTACACTCGTGATCACTTCAAACCTGTGGTCTACAATAGCAACTTTGATCTACACAGAGCACCAGCGTGTAATTGGAGGGATACTTTTATGTGCTACATGGCTCCTAATCCTACTAAGGCAGAAGACATGCCAGAAGTATTCAG AGACATACTTATTGAGTACTCCAAGCAAGTAATGAAACTGGGGAAGTTGTTGTTCGAGTTGCTTTCGGAGGCTCTTGGACTAAAACCAAGTCACTTGAATGACATAGATTGTAGTTTAGGGCTTGTGCTTGTAGGCCATTACTATCCCTCATGTCCACAGCCAGAGTTAACTCTGGGGACAAGCAAGCACGCTGACAGTGACTTTATCACAGTCCTTCTGCAAGATCATATTGGCGGTCTCCAAGTTCTTCATCAGAACAAGTGGATTGATGTACCTCCTGTTCCTGGGGCTCTAGTAGTTAACATTGGAGATCTTCTACAG CTTATATCAAATGAAAGATTCAAGAGCGTAGAGCACAGGGTACTGGCGAACCGTGTAGGTCCAAGAGTATCGGTTGCAAGTTTCTTTACCACAGGTATGCAACCATTGGAGAGACTCTATGGACCTATCAAAGAACTATTGTCAGAAGACAACCCTCCAAAGTACAGGGATACAACTATAAGGGAATATAATGCCCACTTCAATGAAAAAGGCCTTGATGGGACCTCTGCCTTGACTCATTTTGAGCTTTGA
- the LOC109946414 gene encoding anaphase-promoting complex subunit 2-like, whose protein sequence is MLAEKLPNKSDYDIDTEIRTLEILKIHFGERSMQKCEIMLNDLIDSKRTNGNIKATITQTSQAGSELGDNGVSMDVFDATIISSNFWPQIHDECPNVPGPVDQLLSDYAKRFNEIKTPRKLLWKKSLGTVKLELQFEDRAVQFAVAPVHAAIIMQFQNQTSWTFKNLAAAIGIPTDILNRRINFWISKGILAESFGADSEDHVFPLMEVMVDSGKKGGTNGSIEDLIVADEEGESSVASVEDQLHKEMTLYEKFILGMLTNFGSMALDRTHNILKMFCIADPPYDKTLQQLQSFLMGLVSEEKLELRDGMYFLKK, encoded by the exons ATGCTGGCTGAAAAGCTTCCCAACAAATCTGACTATGACATCGATACAGAGATACGCACTCTCGAAATCCTCAAG ATACATTTTGGAGAGAGAAGCATGCAGAAATGTGAAATTATGCTGAATGATCTTATTGATTCTAAGAGGACTAACGGCAATATTAAAGCAACCATAACTCAGACATCTCAAGCAG GTTCTGAGCTGGGTGATAACGGGGTTTCCATGGATGTTTTTGATGCAACAATCATCTCTTCAAATTTCTGGCCCCAAATCCAC GATGAGTGCCCTAATGTACCTGGACCTGTTGACCAACTACTATCTGATTATGCAAAGAGGTTTAATGAAATCAAGACCCCTCGTAAACTACTATGGAAGAAAAGTCTTGGTACGGTCAAG TTGGAGTTGCAATTTGAAGATAGAGCAGTGCAATTCGCGGTTGCTCCTGTGCATGCAGCAATTATAATGCAATTTCAAAATCAGACAAG CTGGACCTTTAAGAATCTTGCAGCTGCAATTGGTATTCCAACAGACATACTTAATCGCAGGATAAATTTCTGGATAAGCAAG GGAATTCTTGCAGAATCATTTGGGGCAGACTCTGAAGACCACGTGTTTCCATTAATGGAAGTTATGGTTGACAGTGGTAAAAAGGGTGGTACGAATGGAAGCATTGAGGATCTTATAGTTGCTGATGAAGAGGGGGAGAGCTCTGTAGCCTCTGTGGAGGATCAACTGCACAAGGAAATGACTCTGTATGAG AAATTTATCTTGGGGATGCTCACAAACTTTGGAAGCATGGCATTAGATCGAACTCATAATATTCTCAAG ATGTTCTGCATAGCCGATCCTCCTTATGACAAAACTCTCCAACAGCTGCAAAGTTTCTTGATGGGTCTAGTTTCTGAAGAGAAGTTGGAACTAAGAGATGGAatgtattttttgaaaaagtag
- the LOC18792410 gene encoding probable E3 ubiquitin-protein ligase ARI7: protein MDSEDDMHDANDVESMDDDEGFYSDEMGMDYYGSDDDVDVDFGEDNEGIKRIEASRAENNFIILKESDIKQRQEEDITSVSTVLSISRAASSILLRYYNWSVSEVHEAWFADEDKVRKTFGLLKKPVIQLTSSRELTCGICFEAFHRGSIRSAACGHPFCCACWEGYIRTSIGDGPGCLILRCPDPSCGAAVGQDMITMLVSDEDNRKYSRYLLRSYIENNKKTKWCPAPGCEYAVNFVGDDENYDVSCLCSYGFCWNCTEEAHRPVDCSTVSKWIMKNSAESENMNWILANSKPCPKCKRPIEKNQGCMHMTCTPPCKFEFCWLCLGAWSDHGERTGGFYACNRYEAAKQEGVYDETERRREMAKNSLERYTHYYERWASNQLSRQKALADLHQMRTVHMEKLSDIQREPESQLKFITDAWQQIVECRRVLKWTYAYGYYLPEHEHAKRQFFEYLQGEAESGLERLHQCAEKELQQFLSADGPSKEFIDFHTKLAGLTGVTKNYFENLVSALENGLSDVDSQATCSGSSSKNGGSSKAKGGKGKGTSRAGGSSKNVDSTGMWTCEYCTYANSKHSTTCHMCHHQRR, encoded by the exons aATAATTTTATCATCTTGAAGGAATCAGATATAAAGCAGCGTCAGGAAGAAGATATTACAAGTGTATCTACTGTGCTTTCCATATCAAGAGCTGCTTCAAGCATTTTACTTCGTTACTATAATTG GAGTGTTAGTGAAGTGCATGAAGCATGGTTTGCTGATGAAGATAAAGTGCGAAAAACTTTTGGCTTGTTAAAAAAGCCAGTGATTCAGCTCACCAGTTCAAGAGAA CTTACCTGTGGGATCTGTTTTGAAGCCTTTCACCGCGGTAGCATCAGATCAGCTGCATGTGGTCATCCTTTTTGTTGTGCATGCTGGGAAG GCTACATTAGAACGTCCATTGGCGATGGTCCTGGATGTTTAATACTGAGATGTCCTGATCCATCATGTGGTGCTGCTGTCGGTCAAGACATGATCACTATGTTGGTCTCTGATGAAGATAACCGGAAGTACTCTCGGTACCTTCTTCGGTCTTATAtagaaaacaacaagaag ACCAAGTGGTGTCCTGCTCCGGGTTGTGAATATGCTGTTAATTTTGTTGGTGATGatgaaaattatgatgtttcttGCCTCTGTTCCTATGGCTTTTGCTGGAAT TGTACGGAGGAAGCTCATCGTCCTGTGGACTGTAGCACTGTGTCAAAGTGGATTATGAAGAACAGTGCTGAGTCTGAAAACATGAACtg GATACTAGCCAATTCCAAGCCATGTCCAAAGTGTAAGCGGCCTATTGAAAAAAACCAAGGGTGCATGCACATGACGTGCACACCACCTtgcaaatttgaattttgctg GCTGTGCCTTGGTGCATGGTCAGATCATGGTGAGAGGACAGGTGGTTTCTATGCTTGTAACCGCTATGAAGCAGCTAAGCAAGAGGGAGTT TATGATGAAactgagagaagaagagaaatggCAAAGAATTCGCTGGAGAGATACACTCATTATTATGAACGTTGGGCTAGCAATCAATTG TCGAGGCAAAAAGCTCTTGCGGATTTGCATCAAATGCGTACTGTGCAT ATGGAGAAGCTTAGTGACATACAGCGTGAACCTGAGTCTCAGCTCAAGTTCATAACTGATGCCTGGCAGCAG ATTGTTGAGTGTAGGAGAGTGCTGAAATGGACTTATGCTTATGGGTATTACCTGCCTGAGCATGAGCATGCAAAGAGGCAATTTTTTGAGTACTTGCAAG GTGAGGCTGAATCTGGTTTGGAAAGGCTTCATCAGTGTGCAGAGAAGGAGCTACAGCAATTCCTTAGTGCGGATGGCCCATCGAAAGAATTTATTGATTTCCACACAAAGCTAGCTGGACTGACCGG GGTGACTAAAAATTACTTTGAGAACCTGGTAAGCGCATTAGAGAACGGCCTATCAGATGTGGACTCTCAAGCAACTTGCAGTGGATCAAGCTCAAAAAATGGAGGAAGCAGCAAAGCGAAAGGTGGAAAGGGAAAGGGAACTAGTCGAGCTGGTGGCTCCAGCAAAAATGTAGACAGCACAGGTATGTGGACCTGTGAGTACTGTACGTATGCAAATTCGAAGCATTCCACCACATGCCACATGTGCCACCACCAGCGACGGTGA
- the LOC18793616 gene encoding putative CCR4-associated factor 1 homolog 8: MKIRGVWAHNFHQELSQFDHCLHRFPVISFDTEFPGFLRDTPRDALEDQRYEDVKFNVESLKLLQLGFTLSDAHGNIGGTWEFHLSGFNEKSDPHVVASISLLKRNGLDFARLGQFGISVAEFVFGFLRVLRIHRGLHDLTWVCFHGLYDLAYLLKLLTQKPLPDSVVMFAKALGVVFGTIYDVKFMARYCRGFFGGEIGLARVAKLLDVERSGEAHQAGSDSLLTAAVFSKMNATFRSVAGMSQGCLYGISPTIVRYWQPAPVILRRPCFPVAAPRVYGARLIHSPILPTYVHM, from the coding sequence ATGAAGATCAGAGGAGTTTGGGCCCACAACTTCCATCAAGAATTGTCTCAATTCGATCACTGCCTGCACCGCTTCCCCGTCATCTCTTTCGATACCGAATTTCCAGGCTTTCTTCGAGACACTCCCCGAGACGCACTCGAAGATCAACGTTATGAAGATGTAAAATTCAATGTTGAATCCCTCAAATTGCTCCAGTTGGGATTCACTCTGTCCGACGCCCATGGCAACATTGGGGGAACTTGGGAATTCCACTTGTCTGGGTTCAATGAGAAATCTGACCCTCATGTTGTCGCTTCCATTTCTCTACTCAAAAGGAACGGTCTTGATTTTGCGAGACTTGGGCAATTTGGGATTTCTGTTGCGGAGTTTGTGTTCGGGTTTCTGCGTGTCCTTAGAATCCACAGAGGGTTGCATGATTTGACATGGGTTTGCTTTCATGGCCTTTATGACCTGGCCTATTTGCTCAAGCTCTTGACCCAAAAGCCTCTGCCCGATTCAGTGGTGATGTTTGCTAAGGCTCTTGGTGTAGTTTTTGGCACCATTTATGATGTCAAATTCATGGCTCGCTACTGCCGGGGATTCTTTGGCGGTGAAATTGGATTGGCAAGGGTGGCCAAGCTTCTTGATGTGGAGCGTTCCGGTGAAGCTCATCAAGCGGGTTCGGACAGTTTGTTGACTGCCGCTGTGTTCTCCAAGATGAACGCAACGTTTAGGTCTGTGGCTGGGATGTCTCAGGGCTGTTTGTATGGAATTAGCCCAACAATCGTGCGATATTGGCAGCCCGCTCCTGTGATCCTCCGTCGCCCTTGCTTTCCTGTTGCAGCACCTCGTGTCTACGGTGCTCGTCTCATTCATAGTCCTATTCTTCCCACTTATGTACACATGTAG
- the LOC18792868 gene encoding putative CCR4-associated factor 1 homolog 8, with the protein MKIRGVWAHNFHQELSQFDHCLHRFPVISFDTEFPGFLRDTPRDALEDQRYEDVKFNVESLKLLQLGFTLSDAHGNIGGTWEFHLSGFNEKSDPHVVASISLLKRNGLDFARLGQFGISVAEFVFGFLRVLRIHRGLHDLTWVCFHGLYDLAYLLKLLTQKPLPDSVVMFAKALGVVFGTIYDVKFMARYCRGFFGGEIGLARVAKLLDVERSGEAHQAGSDSLLTAAVFSKMNATFRSVAGMSQGCLYGISPTIVRYWQPAPVILRRPCFPVAAPRVYGAGLIHSPFLPTYVHM; encoded by the coding sequence ATGAAGATCAGAGGAGTTTGGGCCCACAACTTCCATCAAGAATTGTCTCAATTCGATCACTGCCTGCACCGCTTCCCCGTCATCTCTTTCGATACCGAATTTCCAGGCTTTCTTCGAGACACTCCCCGAGACGCACTCGAAGATCAACGTTATGAAGATGTAAAATTCAATGTTGAATCCCTCAAATTGCTCCAGTTGGGATTCACTCTGTCCGACGCCCATGGCAACATTGGGGGAACTTGGGAATTCCACTTGTCTGGGTTCAATGAGAAATCTGACCCTCATGTTGTCGCTTCCATTTCTCTACTCAAAAGGAACGGTCTTGATTTTGCGAGACTTGGGCAATTTGGGATTTCTGTTGCGGAGTTTGTGTTCGGGTTTCTGCGTGTCCTTAGAATCCACAGAGGGTTGCATGATTTGACATGGGTTTGCTTTCATGGCCTTTATGACCTGGCCTATTTGCTCAAGCTCTTGACCCAAAAGCCTCTGCCCGATTCAGTGGTGATGTTTGCTAAGGCTCTTGGTGTAGTTTTTGGCACCATTTATGATGTCAAATTCATGGCTCGCTACTGCCGGGGATTCTTTGGCGGTGAAATTGGATTGGCAAGGGTGGCCAAGCTTCTTGATGTGGAGCGTTCCGGTGAAGCTCACCAAGCGGGTTCGGACAGTTTGTTGACTGCCGCTGTGTTCTCCAAGATGAACGCAACGTTTAGGTCTGTGGCTGGGATGTCTCAAGGCTGCTTATATGGAATTAGCCCAACAATCGTAAGATATTGGCAGCCCGCTCCTGTGATCCTCCGTCGCCCTTGCTTTCCTGTTGCAGCACCTCGTGTCTACGGTGCTGGTCTCATTCATAGTCCTTTTCTTCCCACTTATGTACACATGTAG
- the LOC18792820 gene encoding 1-aminocyclopropane-1-carboxylate oxidase homolog 1 — protein MANMLLVVSSNLTHLWSELWQSLSSLISFSSTILQTQTKMVATSTNEVPSIANYDRKSEVKTFDDTKEGVKGLVDAGITKVPRIFHLPVDQYPINNTCDSEPTKTQLRIPVIDLEGLEYDYNPTKRKEIVAKVGEASETWGFFQIANHDIPVDVLEEIKNGVRGFFEQDTEVKKEHYTRDRFRPVIYNSNFDLYSAPATNWRDTFLCNMAPNPPKPEDLPQVCRDILVEYSKHVMKLGKLLFELLSEALGLKPSHLNDMDCSLGLQILGHYYPPCPQPELTLGTSKHADNDFITVLLQDHIGGLQVLHQNNWIDVLPVPGALVVNIGDLLQLISNDRFRSVQHRVLANRSDPRVSVASFFSTGFLALPRIYGPIKELLSEDNLPKYRETTLKDFNAHFHNKGLDGTSALTHFKL, from the exons ATGGCAAATATGTTGCTTGTAGTTTCTTCCAACCTCACTCATTTATGGTCTGAACTTTGGCAATCCTTATCTAGTTTGATAAGCTTTAGCTCTACCATCCTGCAGACACAAACGAAAATGGTAGCCACCAGCACAAACGAGGTTCCAAGCATAGCAAATTATGACAGaaaaagtgaagtaaaaacTTTTGATGACACAAAGGAAGGTGTTAAAGGCCTTGTTGATGCTGGGATAACCAAGGTTCCAAGAATTTTTCATCTACCAGTAGATCAGTATCCCATCAACAACACTTGTGATTCAGAACCCACCAAAACCCAGCTCAGAATTCCAGTCATAGACCTGGAAGGCCTTGAATATGATTACAATCCAACCAAACGCAAGGAGATTGTTGCCAAAGTTGGAGAGGCATCAGAGACTTGGGGCTTTTTCCAAATTGCCAATCATGACATACCTGTTGATGTTTTGGAAGAGATAAAGAATGGGGTACGTGGTTTTTTTGAGCAAGACACTGAGGTGAAGAAGGAGCATTACACTCGTGATCGCTTCAGACCTGTGATCTACAACAGCAACTTTGATCTTTATAGTGCACCGGCAACTAATTGGAGGGACACTTTTTTGTGTAATATGGCTCCTAATCCTCCTAAGCCAGAAGACTTGCCACAAGTATGCAG AGACATACTTGTTGAGTACTCCAAGCATGTAATGAAGTTGGGGAAGTTGTTGTTCGAGTTGCTGTCTGAGGCGCTCGGGCTGAAGCCAAGTCACTTGAATGACATGGATTGTAGTTTAGGGCTTCAGATTCTAGGCCATTACTATCCCCCCTGTCCACAGCCAGAGTTAACTTTAGGCACAAGCAAGCACGCTGACAATGACTTCATCACAGTCCTTCTGCAAGATCATATTGGTGGTCTTCAAGTTCTTCATCAGAACAACTGGATTGATGTACTTCCTGTACCTGGGGCTCTAGTGGTTAACATTGGAGATCTTCTACAG CTTATATCAAATGACAGATTCAGGAGTGTACAACACAGGGTATTGGCAAATCGTTCCGATCCAAGAGTATCTGTTGCGAGTTTCTTTAGCACAGGTTTTTTAGCATTGCCACGAATCTATGGACCCATTAAGGAGTTGCTATCAGAAGACAATCTTCCAAAGTACAGGGAGACAACTTTGAAGGACTTTAATGCTCACTTCCATAACAAAGGCCTTGATGGGACCTCTGCCTTGACTCATTTCAAGCTCTGA